In Pseudomonas sp. MYb327, one DNA window encodes the following:
- a CDS encoding nucleotidyltransferase family protein: MTLTVEDLLSIAMTNPVNVEIAKRLPSLGLNQCMLTAGCLFQAVWNHQSNLPPAWGVKDYDVFYFDEDLSWEAENEVIQAAQRLFKDLDVNVEIKNQARVHLWYGQRFGGAYPQLQSTRDGIDRYLIAGTCMGLDVATGEVYVPNGLGDTEFGLLRINPKNPKPELFEQKAKSYRARWSWLRIVEPSIS, from the coding sequence ATGACATTGACCGTCGAAGACCTGCTCAGCATCGCAATGACCAACCCGGTAAACGTCGAGATTGCCAAACGCTTGCCATCACTGGGTTTGAATCAATGCATGCTCACCGCCGGTTGCCTGTTTCAAGCGGTGTGGAATCATCAGTCGAACCTGCCGCCCGCGTGGGGCGTGAAGGATTACGACGTCTTTTACTTCGATGAAGATCTGTCCTGGGAGGCCGAGAACGAGGTCATCCAGGCCGCTCAGCGTCTGTTCAAGGATCTCGACGTTAACGTCGAAATCAAGAACCAGGCCCGCGTTCACCTTTGGTACGGCCAGCGGTTTGGCGGTGCCTATCCTCAGCTACAGTCGACCAGGGACGGGATTGATCGCTACCTGATTGCGGGTACGTGCATGGGGCTTGATGTCGCAACCGGCGAAGTCTACGTGCCGAATGGCTTGGGTGACACGGAGTTCGGGCTGCTTCGTATCAATCCGAAAAACCCCAAGCCAGAACTGTTCGAGCAGAAGGCGAAAAGTTATCGGGCGCGATGGTCTTGGCTCAGAATCGTAGAGCCCAGCATTTCATAA